A genomic segment from Salvia splendens isolate huo1 chromosome 13, SspV2, whole genome shotgun sequence encodes:
- the LOC121762645 gene encoding uncharacterized protein LOC121762645, producing the protein MAARNSHRYLTFATATLAPAPTEDHLEFEESEVWSSIVFGEPKMQARRRPSRKPLKVKNNDVDRLARSLPVNVPEWSKILGGEWRPRDEYEAEEENDRMPPHEYLARIRGASLSVHEGEGRTLKGRDLSRVRNAIWKKIGFED; encoded by the coding sequence ATGGCCGCAAGAAACAGCCACCGCTACCTCACCTTCGCTACCGCCACACTAGCTCCGGCGCCCACCGAGGATCATCTCGAATTCGAGGAATCCGAGGTTTGGAGCAGCATCGTTTTCGGTGAACCGAAAATGCAAGCGCGTCGTAGGCCATCGCGAAAGCCGTTGAAGGTGAAGAACAACGACGTCGATCGTCTGGCCAGATCGCTGCCCGTGAACGTACCGGAGTGGTCGAAGATCCTCGGCGGCGAGTGGAGACCACGCGACGAGTATgaggcggaggaggaaaatGACCGAATGCCCCCTCATGAGTATTTGGCGCGGATTAGAGGAGCTTCTTTGTCGGTGCACGAAGGTGAGGGGAGGACGCTCAAGGGCAGGGATTTGAGTAGGGTTAGAAATGCCATTTGGAAAAAAATTGGCTTTgaagattaa
- the LOC121760762 gene encoding uncharacterized protein LOC121760762 has protein sequence MSDEPPKPTETEQFARMFAEFMRVSIAQNQSQITNPIAPDPTPYRIDSSPLVIAEKLNGDNYPQWSILMKAAIGGRGDDVSHHWSPTPPAKTDPTFGRWQQADHCVFTWLTQNVEPRLVSRLTQYPTARDIWVSIEVTYASGSDKIQVYDLYAKAITLKQKDEPLEEIWTKLNDLWISIDRRHPNLMKYAKDINIYHTEKQEQRLFQLLVALNSKYESIKKEILRTEPLPSAEAAYAILRREDVRSSVLQTEDSGTQGIGAGLAVTNQWQHRSHPQRSGGGIGGGWNKRTEEDKSRLICSHCGKKKHSRETCFEIHGYPEWWQERKTKPPPAPSKGNGRAAAAIGGGEPVAAIGSNVGAANHRGGYLETGGATTGVATFARGGDGAIPSSENKETAGTLGFEDEKLPSNPSFFKLSKKDPPYPDKLHNRPRKLQTNPKEPRNCRIATPLQKFPKKPPIVAENSETAPILCKNQFQILDNLPESYALNVSSEKKNDKWIFDCGATDTITYDISDISNMHRAPKSHIQTASGEFTPVEGAGTVTVSSALTLSNCLYVPSMSHKLLSISHVTKELNCTLLMQPTFCLLQDIRTGEIIGRGTERDGLYYVDEITQRGTALLTHGTTDREAWLWHRRLGHPSTGYLKILFPKFSQDMYCETCALAKSHRHSYISNNTRVDSLFALVHSDV, from the coding sequence ATGTCAGACGAACCACCAAAGCCAACGGAAACAGAGCAATTCGCTCGAATGTTTGCCGAGTTTATGCGTGTGAGTATCGCACAAAACCAGAGCCAAATCACAAATCCCATAGCTCCAGATCCAACACCATACAGAATCGATTCATCGCCATTAGTTATTGCAGAGAAACTAAATGGCGACAACTATCCCCAATGGTCTATCCTTATGAAAGCAGCGATTGGCGGAAGGGGGGATGATGTCTCACATCACTGGAGTCCCACCCCCCCGGCGAAAACCGATCCAACTTTCGGAAGGTGGCAACAAGCTGACCATTGTGTATTCACATGGCTAACCCAGAATGTAGAACCAAGGCTAGTGAGTCGGTTGACTCAATACCCAACAGCCAGGGACATCTGGGTGAGCATCGAAGTCACATATGCCAGTGGGAGTGACAAGATCCAAGTATATGACCTGTATGCAAAGGCAATCACGTTAAAGCAAAAGGATGAACCACTGGAGGAGATTTGGACCAAACTCAACGATTTATGGATCTCCATAGATCGGAGGCATCCAAATCTGATGAAATACGCAAAAGACATAAATATATACCACACAGAGAAACAAGAGCAGAGACTATTCCAGCTATTAGTTGCCCTAAATAGCAAATATGAAAGCATCAAGAAGGAAATCCTGAGAACAGAGCCACTTCCCTCAGCCGAAGCGGCGTACGCCATTCTCCGGAGAGAAGATGTTCGATCGAGTGTGCTCCAGACGGAGGACTCCGGGACACAAGGGATCGGAGCAGGCCTGGCCGTGACCAATCAATGGCAGCATCGAAGCCATCCTCAACGAAGCGGCGGCGGAATTGGCGGTGGGTGGAATAAACGGACCGAAGAAGACAAATCGAGGCTTATATGCTCTCATTGTGGAAAGAAGAAGCACAGCCGTGAGACTTGCTTCGAGATTCACGGTTACCCGGAGTGGTGGCAGGAGAGGAAGACCAAACCACCGCCAGCCCCGTCGAAAGGAAATGGccgagcagcagcggcgataGGCGGAGGAGAACCGGTCGCCGCCATCGGGAGCAACGTGGGAGCCGCTAACCACCGAGGCGGCTACCTGGAAACTGGAGGTGCAACAACCGGAGTCGCAACCTTCGCCAGAGGAGGAGACGGAGCAATTCCGTCGAGTGAAAATAAGGAGACGGCAGGTACATTAGGGTTTGAGGATGAGAAATTGCCCTCAAACCCTTCCTTTTTCAAACTCTCTAAAAAGGACCCCCCATATCCCGACAAATTGCATAATAGACCCCGAAAGTTGCAAACCAACCCTAAAGAGCCCAGAAATTGCAGAATAGCCACCCCACTTCAGAAATTCCCGAAAAAACCCCCGATAGTTGCTGAAAATTCCGAAACAGCCCCTATACTCTGTAAAAATCAGTTTCAGATACTTGACAATTTACCTGAATCTTATGCCTTGAATGTTTCCtctgaaaagaaaaatgataagTGGATTTTTGACTGCGGAGCCACTGACACTATTACCTATGATATCTCTGATATATCTAATATGCATAGGGCACCAAAAAGTCATATCCAAACGGCCAGTGGCGAGTTTACACCTGTTGAAGGAGCAGGAACAGTCACAGTTTCATCCGCCTTGACGTTATCTAATTGTTTATATGTTCCGTCAATGTCGCATAAACTGTTGTCAATCAGTCATGTaacaaaagaattaaattgtacTTTACTGATGCAACCGACCTTCTGtctgttacaggatatcaggacagGGGaaattattggacgtggcactgaacggGACGGGCTGTATTACGTGGATGAAATCACACAACGAGGAACTGCTTTACTAACTCACGGGACTACTGATAGAGAGGCCTGGCTCTGGCATCGACGCTTGGGACATCCTTCTACAGGTTATTTAAAAATCCTCTTTCCTAAATTTAGTCAAGATATGTATTGTGAAACCTGTGCATTGGCCAAGAGCCATAGACATTcatatatatcaaataatacCCGTGTTGATTCCCTATTTGCACtagttcattctgatgtgtga
- the LOC121762599 gene encoding auxin response factor 18-like, whose product MITFMESMERSKESEKCLDSQLWHACAGSMVQMPPVNSNVFYFPQGHFEHVSGNLDLRNCPRLPAYVSCRVSAVKFMADPDTDEVFAKIRLVPVEGNEVDLDKGGAAEVNGIESQDKPSSFAKTLTQSDANNGGGFSVPRYCAETIFPRLDYTADPPVQTILVKDVHGEVWNFRHIYRGTPRRHLLTTGWSTFVNHKKLVAGDSIVFLRAENGDLCVGIRRAKNGIGGGPEVPSQWNPSGGGRALQYGGFSMFFKEDEGKLSRNGGGNNNGSLISKGRRVKTEDVIEAATLGANGKPFEVIYYPRASNPEFCVMTSLVKAALQIHWCSGMRFKMAFETEDSSRISWFMGTISSAVVADPARWPDSPWRLLQVRWDEPDLLQNVKRVNPWSIELVSNLPNIHLSPFSSPHKKLRLPHPPDFPLDGHLPLPAFTGSHPLGSSYPFGCLTDNAPAGIQGARHGQYGITLSDLHFSKLRSGPFPPDSHRPLDRASIPIRPSNPIVSEPSNDENISCLLTMGTTSIQGSTKSQNRKEVPFVLFGQEIHTAKKISVTCSSDTVSTRRTVNRSDESGFFSNRNDAYERSSTDHCKVFMESEDVGRTLNLSLLGSYEELHMKLASMFRVEIAEIAKHIHYLDDTGAVRQLGEEPFSKFSKTARRLRVVADSSSYSVEV is encoded by the exons ATGATTACATTTATGGAATCTATGGAGAGAAGCAAAGAGAGTGAGAAATGTTTGGATTCTCAGCTGTGGCACGCCTGTGCCGGTAGCATGGTGCAAATGCCACCGGTGAATTCGAATGTGTTCTACTTTCCTCAAGGCCATTTCGAGCACGTTTCAGGCAATCTTGATCTTAGGAATTGTCCGAGGTTGCCTGCCTATGTATCTTGTAGGGTGTCTGCAGTTAAGTTCATGGCTGATCCTGATACAGACGAGGTTTTCGCCAAGATTAGATTGGTCCCGGTTGAAGGGAACGAGGTTGATCTCGATAAGGGTGGTGCTGCTGAGGTTAATGGCATCGAGAGTCAAGATAAGCCTTCCTCGTTTGCCAAGACTTTGACGCAGTCTGATGCAAATAACGGTGGAGGCTTCTCGGTGCCTAGGTATTGTGCAGAGACGATCTTCCCTCGTTTGGATTACACTGCTGATCCTCCGGTGCAGACCATTCTGGTCAAGGATGTGCACGGGGAGGTTTGGAATTTTAGGCATATCTACAGAGGGACGCCCAGGCGCCACCTCTTGACAACGGGGTGGAGCACGTTTGTGAACCATAAGAAGCTCGTGGCAGGGGATTCCATCGTGTTCCTTAGAGCAGAGAATGGTGACCTTTGTGTTGGGATCAGGCGTGCCAAGAATGGGATTGGTGGCGGACCCGAAGTGCCATCGCAGTGGAATCCTAGTGGTGGCGGCCGTGCCTTGCAATATGGAGGCTTTTCTATGTTCTTTAAAGAGGATGAGGGCAAGTTGAGTCGAAATGGTGGTGGGAACAACAATGGGAGTTTGATAAGCAAGGGGAGAAGAGTGAAAACAGAAGATGTTATCGAAGCAGCAACGCTGGGTGCCAATGGAAAGCCCTTTGAAGTGATTTACTATCCCCGAGCTAGCAATCCTGAGTTCTGTGTGATGACGTCTCTTGTGAAGGCTGCCCTTCAAATTCATTGGTGCTCGGGGATGCGGTTCAAGATGGCCTTTGAGACAGAGGATTCTTCTCGCATAAGTTGGTTCATGGGAACCATATCATCCGCGGTGGTTGCTGATCCTGCTCGATGGCCCGATTCCCCTTGGAGGCTTCTACAG GTGAGGTGGGACGAACCCGATCTGCTTCAAAACGTGAAACGAGTTAATCCTTGGTCAATTGAATTAGTATCAAATCTTCCCAACATCCATCTGTCCCCTTTCTCATCTCCCCATAAGAAGCTAAGATTACCACATCCTCCTGATTTTCCTCTCGACGGACATCTTCCATTGCCGGCCTTCACCGGCAGCCACCCTCTCGGGTCAAGCTACCCCTTCGGTTGTCTCACAGATAACGCTCCTGCTGGCATTCAGGGAGCCAGGCATGGTCAATACGGTATAACATTATCCGACCTCCATTTCAGCAAACTACGATCAGGTCCGTTTCCACCTGATTCTCATCGGCCTCTTGACAGAGCCTCTATACCCATCCGGCCCTCCAACCCCATTGTCTCTGAACCAAGCAACGATGAGAACATTTCTTGTCTTTTGACCATGGGAACAACTTCAATTCAAGGATCAACCAAGTCTCAAAATCGGAAGGAAGTCCCATTCGTGCTTTTTGGTCAAGAAATACACACGGCGAAGAAGATTTCTGTAACCTGCTCCAGTGACACTGTTTCCACTCGTCGTACTGTGAATAGATCGGATGAATCCGGCTTTTTTTCTAATAGGAACGATGCATATGAACGGTCATCGACCGATCACTGCAAAGTTTTCATGGAATCTGAAGACGTGGGCCGGACATTAAATCTTTCGTTGCTAGGATCTTACGAGGAACTGCACATGAAACTGGCAAGCATGTTTCGGGTCGAAATCGCAGAGATTGCAAAGCACATCCACTATCTTGATGACACAGGTGCAGTGAGGCAACTTGGTGAAGAACCATTTAG CAAATTCTCTAAAACAGCAAGAAGGTTGAGAGTTGTAGCTGATTCTAGCAGTTATAGTGTAGAAGTATAG